The proteins below are encoded in one region of Berryella intestinalis:
- the rplT gene encoding 50S ribosomal protein L20, with amino-acid sequence MPRVKRAVNAHKKRRTILGRAKGYYGAKSRSYKNAKQQVQHSLQYQYRDRRNKKREIRRLWITRINAGTRANGIVYSQFMNGLKKAGIELDRKVLSDMAINDAAAFSQLCEIAKKAL; translated from the coding sequence ATGCCTCGTGTAAAGCGTGCAGTCAACGCCCACAAGAAGCGCCGCACTATCCTCGGTCGTGCGAAGGGTTACTACGGCGCCAAGTCGCGTTCGTATAAGAACGCGAAACAGCAGGTCCAGCATTCGCTCCAGTACCAGTACCGCGATCGCCGCAACAAGAAGCGCGAGATCCGCCGCCTGTGGATCACCCGCATCAACGCGGGCACCCGTGCCAACGGCATCGTGTACTCCCAGTTCATGAACGGCTTGAAGAAGGCCGGTATCGAGCTGGACCGCAAGGTTCTCTCCGACATGGCCATCAACGACGCCGCGGCGTTCTCCCAGCTGTGCGAGATCGCCAAGAAGGCTCTGTAG
- a CDS encoding molybdopterin-dependent oxidoreductase codes for MSENALTRRSFLAGTAGVASLAAVGGFAGFNAWENAQAVEGAEKDLRLVHSLCNGCSSKCGFTAYTSKGKLLKQIGDLAHNDAQGKLCARGYGFANIAFSKDRLTDPLKRNDKGQFEKISWDQAYAEIADKLKEIIDGSGVESVALVHDPRPSGSYYGPRFMNALGSANIYTHGAACYASRKGGFKQVLGYGDWTSDVENSKMTMFIGRSYADGIKPSQLMSLQRAHENGSKIVLVDPRCNNTRPFATEWVPIKPGTDMALVLAMSCELVRTGNYDKDYVEANVEGFDQWWDYTRTCTPEWAEEITGVPADTICRLAADFAEAAPAASIEASWRAAFGCMYTNSGETARTVAIFNTLLGCWNQKGGAIFTPKPKWGDLDKSKFKSVPKVEAKPYGNSELKLGTESNCLMAAEGARKGDLKAMFFYNSNMVAGYQNPKYLGECLDNLDLCVVIDVQMSETAQHAHYILPECSYLERAEAPQLNGGMIPSISLRDQVLDVIHPNTRSCDKIYTELAEACGVGEYFQFTLEELSDAQLKSIGRSLDELRRVGTINLHDQAFKYGTKPKFSTDSGKIKFCNDAVLEYGYSAAPHWAEPSVAPNTDEYRLIAGKQSVQSHNQTVNVGTLMDISKEYGLERLWINPAVAEKIGVKDGDTVEMSNALHTGKIKVKVTERMSPWAVYMPSHYGCSVKEQTNAYNFGLRAMDFTEFRIEPGYGGSCNHENSVKLKKVNA; via the coding sequence ATGTCTGAAAATGCTTTGACCAGGCGAAGCTTCCTGGCCGGCACTGCGGGGGTCGCGAGCCTCGCCGCAGTGGGCGGCTTTGCGGGCTTCAACGCTTGGGAAAACGCGCAGGCTGTCGAAGGCGCCGAGAAGGATCTGCGCCTCGTCCATTCGCTGTGCAACGGCTGTTCGAGCAAGTGCGGGTTCACGGCCTACACCAGCAAGGGCAAGCTCCTCAAGCAGATCGGCGACCTGGCGCACAACGACGCCCAGGGCAAGCTCTGCGCCCGCGGATACGGGTTCGCGAACATCGCCTTTTCCAAGGATCGCCTCACCGACCCGCTGAAGCGCAACGACAAGGGGCAGTTCGAGAAGATCTCGTGGGATCAGGCGTATGCCGAAATCGCCGACAAGCTGAAGGAGATCATTGACGGCTCCGGGGTCGAGTCGGTGGCGCTCGTGCACGATCCGCGCCCCTCGGGCAGCTACTACGGCCCGCGCTTCATGAACGCGCTCGGCTCGGCCAACATCTACACGCACGGCGCGGCCTGCTATGCCTCCCGCAAGGGCGGGTTCAAGCAGGTTCTAGGCTACGGCGACTGGACGAGCGACGTCGAGAACTCGAAGATGACCATGTTCATCGGCCGCAGCTACGCCGACGGCATCAAGCCCTCCCAGCTGATGAGCCTCCAGCGCGCACACGAGAACGGCTCTAAGATCGTTCTGGTCGACCCGCGCTGCAACAACACGCGACCCTTCGCGACCGAGTGGGTGCCCATCAAGCCCGGCACCGACATGGCGCTCGTTTTGGCCATGTCGTGCGAGCTCGTGCGCACGGGCAACTACGACAAGGACTACGTCGAGGCCAACGTCGAGGGCTTCGACCAGTGGTGGGACTACACCCGCACCTGCACGCCCGAGTGGGCCGAGGAGATCACCGGCGTCCCCGCCGATACGATCTGCCGTCTGGCGGCCGATTTCGCCGAGGCTGCTCCGGCCGCATCCATCGAGGCCAGCTGGCGCGCCGCGTTCGGATGCATGTACACCAACTCCGGGGAGACGGCCCGCACCGTGGCCATCTTCAACACGCTTCTTGGTTGCTGGAACCAGAAGGGCGGCGCGATCTTCACGCCGAAGCCCAAGTGGGGTGACCTCGACAAGAGCAAGTTCAAGTCCGTTCCCAAGGTCGAGGCGAAGCCCTACGGCAACTCCGAGCTGAAGCTGGGGACCGAGTCGAACTGCCTCATGGCGGCCGAGGGCGCGCGCAAGGGCGACCTCAAGGCCATGTTCTTCTACAACTCGAACATGGTGGCCGGCTACCAGAATCCGAAGTACCTGGGCGAATGCCTGGACAACCTCGATCTGTGCGTCGTCATCGACGTCCAGATGAGCGAGACCGCCCAGCATGCCCACTACATCCTGCCCGAGTGCAGCTACCTCGAGCGCGCCGAGGCGCCGCAGCTCAACGGCGGCATGATCCCGTCCATCTCGCTGCGCGACCAGGTGCTCGACGTGATCCACCCGAACACGCGCTCGTGCGACAAGATCTACACCGAGCTGGCCGAGGCGTGCGGCGTGGGCGAGTACTTCCAGTTCACGCTCGAAGAGCTGTCCGATGCCCAGCTGAAGAGCATCGGCCGCAGCCTGGACGAGCTGCGCCGCGTGGGGACCATCAACCTGCACGATCAGGCGTTCAAGTACGGCACGAAGCCCAAGTTCTCCACCGACTCCGGCAAGATCAAGTTCTGCAACGACGCGGTGCTCGAGTACGGCTATAGCGCCGCCCCCCACTGGGCAGAGCCCAGCGTTGCGCCGAACACCGACGAGTATCGCCTGATCGCAGGAAAGCAGTCGGTTCAGAGCCACAACCAGACGGTCAACGTCGGCACGCTGATGGATATCTCCAAGGAATACGGCCTCGAACGTTTGTGGATCAACCCCGCGGTGGCGGAGAAGATCGGCGTCAAGGACGGCGACACGGTGGAGATGTCCAACGCGCTTCACACCGGCAAGATCAAGGTGAAGGTGACCGAGCGCATGAGCCCCTGGGCCGTCTACATGCCCAGCCACTACGGCTGCTCGGTGAAGGAGCAGACCAATGCCTACAACTTCGGTCTGCGCGCGATGGATTTCACCGAGTTCCGCATCGAACCCGGTTACGGCGGATCGTGCAACCACGAGAACTCCGTCAAGCTTAAGAAGGTGAATGCATAA
- the mobB gene encoding molybdopterin-guanine dinucleotide biosynthesis protein B, which translates to MVEVKSPAVAFVGRHNSGKTTLIVKLIEELVARGVDVGSVKHHSHVGFEIDIPGKDSYRHRHAGASETVIAAPGQMACIKTVEGDVECADIVAGMPGHDIVIVEGYRKSGLPTIEIMREGNPADMKAASAFAQGAREGWPLDSDFTQIGRRVSDDEPRQIDYLDVSEKLPGAATVAVVADIPCAIEAARAYGIPSFGLDAVSELADFLEERHVRPKVTVVIQAGGESRRMGRSKATVPFGGRPLICRLVDRVSPVADELVVTTNEPDNLAFLLEEYPGLDIRLERDVCDARGALPGLYTAIEVASHPYVAVVACDMIFASPRLIAAEAEALTSSGADAVVPVNKHGYEPFHALYRKSACLPVVKAGVEAGERAAQYVVRHVNVRKFPQSEVLAAEPMGGCFVNANTPEELASFERWYLDA; encoded by the coding sequence ATGGTCGAAGTGAAAAGCCCGGCCGTCGCGTTCGTCGGTCGACATAATTCAGGGAAAACGACCCTGATCGTCAAGCTCATAGAGGAGCTTGTCGCCCGTGGCGTCGATGTGGGAAGCGTCAAGCACCACAGCCATGTGGGCTTCGAGATCGATATTCCCGGCAAGGATTCGTACCGCCATCGCCATGCGGGAGCCTCGGAGACGGTGATCGCCGCTCCCGGCCAGATGGCGTGCATCAAGACGGTCGAAGGCGACGTCGAGTGCGCCGACATCGTGGCCGGCATGCCGGGTCACGACATCGTCATCGTGGAGGGCTACCGCAAAAGCGGGCTGCCCACCATCGAGATCATGCGGGAGGGGAATCCGGCCGATATGAAGGCGGCCTCGGCCTTCGCCCAGGGAGCGCGCGAAGGTTGGCCGCTCGACTCCGACTTCACCCAGATCGGCCGTCGGGTATCGGACGACGAGCCCCGACAGATCGATTACCTGGATGTTTCCGAAAAGCTCCCCGGGGCGGCTACCGTGGCCGTCGTAGCCGATATCCCCTGCGCGATCGAGGCGGCCCGGGCATACGGGATACCGTCGTTCGGCCTGGACGCCGTGTCCGAGCTTGCGGATTTCCTCGAAGAACGCCACGTAAGGCCGAAGGTCACGGTAGTGATCCAGGCGGGCGGGGAAAGCCGCCGCATGGGAAGGAGCAAGGCCACGGTTCCCTTCGGTGGGAGGCCTTTGATCTGCCGTTTGGTCGATAGGGTGTCCCCGGTCGCCGACGAGCTGGTGGTCACTACCAACGAGCCCGACAACCTCGCGTTTCTGCTCGAAGAGTACCCGGGGCTGGACATCCGCCTCGAGCGCGACGTGTGCGACGCGCGCGGTGCGCTTCCCGGGCTCTACACCGCCATCGAGGTTGCGTCCCATCCGTATGTGGCCGTGGTCGCCTGCGACATGATATTCGCATCCCCGCGTCTCATCGCGGCCGAGGCCGAGGCGCTTACCAGCTCGGGCGCCGATGCGGTGGTCCCCGTGAACAAGCACGGCTACGAGCCGTTCCATGCGCTGTATCGGAAAAGCGCCTGCTTGCCGGTGGTGAAGGCGGGGGTCGAAGCGGGAGAGCGCGCGGCCCAGTACGTCGTGCGGCACGTGAACGTGCGCAAGTTCCCGCAAAGCGAGGTGTTGGCGGCCGAGCCGATGGGGGGATGCTTCGTGAACGCGAACACCCCCGAGGAGCTGGCGTCGTTCGAGCGCTGGTATCTGGACGCCTAG
- the infC gene encoding translation initiation factor IF-3 — translation MSAIAAQEPRLNREITTRECRLIGYDGSQMGIYATVQALRIAESEGYDLVEIAPNAEPPVCRIMDYGKFKYDQAIKAKQARKNQSRIETKEMKFRPKIDVGDYTTKKKHVLRFLDAGDKVKITIMFRGREMAHPEQGLSILERLAEDLKDVAVIESAPKMEGRNMHMLIAPLPSAVKKKKEAKAGKNDKVAESDSTEGKDE, via the coding sequence GTGAGCGCCATAGCAGCTCAGGAGCCACGGCTCAACAGAGAGATCACCACGCGTGAATGCCGTCTGATCGGCTACGACGGATCTCAGATGGGTATCTACGCCACGGTTCAGGCCCTTCGCATCGCCGAATCGGAAGGCTACGACCTGGTGGAGATCGCTCCGAACGCAGAACCTCCCGTATGCCGCATCATGGACTACGGAAAGTTCAAGTACGACCAGGCCATCAAGGCGAAGCAGGCTCGCAAGAACCAGAGCAGGATCGAAACCAAGGAGATGAAGTTCCGCCCGAAGATCGACGTGGGCGACTACACCACCAAGAAGAAGCACGTCCTGCGTTTTCTTGACGCCGGCGACAAGGTGAAGATCACGATCATGTTCCGCGGCCGCGAGATGGCCCATCCTGAGCAGGGGCTCTCCATCCTCGAGCGCCTTGCCGAGGATCTGAAGGACGTGGCCGTCATCGAATCTGCGCCGAAGATGGAAGGCCGCAACATGCACATGCTCATCGCTCCTCTGCCTTCCGCCGTGAAGAAGAAAAAGGAAGCGAAAGCGGGTAAGAACGACAAGGTCGCCGAAAGCGATAGCACTGAAGGAAAGGACGAATAA
- the nrfD gene encoding NrfD/PsrC family molybdoenzyme membrane anchor subunit, with the protein MEFEPIWELPIALYLFLAGLGGGAFITSAFVNWKNPDTKKIQRFAHLAALVFVGIGLVLLMTDAKAGLFHPWRFILLLVNFGSVMTWGVVFLAGFMVVDFAVVVLEWTRRAVPRWLEVVGCLFAVCVGIYTGALLGVAHTFPLWNSALLPPLFLVSAVSTGAAAVLLYGVLAAPEEFERTGWVKKAHYFLPIIEVVLVAALLFITFYNGEAGRNSVMSLLCGEFAVMFWLGFAIIGLLGPIAIETVMLFVAKPEFEETPTGRYLLAGGSAGVLIGGFLLRYLVVVAALPVTLVVPFL; encoded by the coding sequence ATGGAATTCGAACCTATTTGGGAGCTTCCCATTGCGCTGTACCTGTTCCTGGCCGGTTTGGGCGGCGGCGCGTTCATCACGTCGGCGTTCGTGAACTGGAAGAACCCCGACACCAAGAAGATCCAGCGCTTCGCCCACCTGGCCGCGCTCGTGTTCGTGGGCATCGGCCTGGTGTTGCTGATGACCGACGCCAAGGCCGGCCTGTTCCATCCGTGGCGCTTCATCCTGCTGCTGGTGAACTTCGGCTCCGTCATGACGTGGGGCGTGGTGTTCCTGGCGGGCTTCATGGTGGTCGACTTCGCCGTGGTGGTCCTCGAGTGGACCCGCCGCGCGGTACCGCGCTGGCTCGAGGTCGTCGGCTGCCTGTTCGCGGTGTGCGTGGGCATCTACACCGGCGCGCTTCTGGGCGTCGCCCACACGTTCCCGCTGTGGAACAGCGCGCTGCTCCCGCCTTTGTTCCTGGTGTCTGCCGTCTCGACGGGCGCCGCGGCGGTTCTGCTGTACGGCGTGCTGGCCGCCCCCGAGGAGTTCGAGCGCACCGGCTGGGTGAAGAAGGCCCACTACTTCCTGCCGATCATCGAGGTCGTGCTGGTTGCGGCCTTGCTGTTCATCACCTTCTACAACGGCGAGGCGGGCCGCAACTCGGTCATGTCGCTTCTGTGCGGCGAGTTCGCGGTGATGTTCTGGTTGGGATTCGCGATCATCGGCCTTCTGGGCCCGATCGCGATCGAGACGGTGATGCTGTTCGTCGCCAAGCCGGAGTTCGAAGAGACCCCGACGGGCCGCTACCTGCTGGCAGGTGGCAGCGCGGGCGTCCTCATCGGCGGCTTCCTGCTGCGCTACCTGGTGGTTGTGGCAGCGCTTCCGGTGACGTTGGTGGTTCCGTTCCTGTAG
- a CDS encoding 4Fe-4S dicluster domain-containing protein, giving the protein MARYGMLIDTSKCVGCFTCRTACQRQNGLLDDEAFIRFETREVGTFPNVTFETVPLQCMHCDDAPCAAVCPTGAARMGTDGIVQVDQGRCIGCLYCMAACPYQVRVRNSETGSVDKCRFCTVSAAVDGTAMCTCVEACPTGVRVFGDLDDPDSEISKLLVETKAQPIAEGLSEPKVYYVR; this is encoded by the coding sequence ATGGCCCGCTACGGAATGCTTATCGATACAAGCAAATGCGTCGGGTGCTTCACCTGCCGCACCGCTTGCCAGCGCCAGAACGGCTTGCTGGATGACGAGGCGTTCATCCGCTTCGAGACCCGCGAGGTGGGGACGTTCCCGAACGTGACGTTCGAGACGGTGCCCCTGCAGTGCATGCACTGCGACGACGCGCCCTGCGCGGCGGTGTGCCCGACGGGTGCGGCCCGCATGGGCACCGACGGCATCGTCCAGGTTGATCAGGGACGATGCATCGGCTGCCTGTACTGCATGGCGGCGTGCCCCTATCAGGTGCGCGTGCGCAACAGCGAGACGGGTTCGGTCGACAAGTGCCGTTTCTGCACGGTTTCCGCCGCTGTGGACGGCACCGCGATGTGCACGTGCGTGGAGGCCTGCCCCACCGGCGTGCGCGTCTTCGGCGATTTGGACGATCCCGATTCCGAGATCTCCAAGCTGCTGGTCGAAACCAAGGCTCAGCCCATCGCTGAGGGCCTGTCCGAGCCCAAAGTCTATTACGTGAGGTGA
- the rpmI gene encoding 50S ribosomal protein L35 has product MPKMKTHRGTAKRFRVTGSGKIMRAKAFKSHILTKKSPKRKRNFRQETELAAADNRVVARNLGLR; this is encoded by the coding sequence ATGCCTAAGATGAAGACCCACCGGGGCACTGCGAAGCGCTTCCGCGTGACCGGTTCCGGCAAGATCATGCGCGCCAAGGCTTTCAAGAGCCACATCCTCACCAAGAAGAGCCCCAAGCGCAAGCGCAACTTCCGTCAAGAAACCGAGCTGGCCGCTGCCGACAACCGCGTTGTCGCCCGCAACCTCGGCCTTCGCTAA
- a CDS encoding 4Fe-4S binding protein, with product MPSIDDLVTVAEAFEKSPVYIDRDRCVAVRNRNASCRRCVDSCPCDAIEVMNNEINLDVRACSACGACTTVCPTGALVPLRPSDDDLFDACMRAMEASAGRAVIACARIASRREADPSLYAEVPCMARVDESILMKLASEGAREIVLVDGDCATCRYRATDEGTNITCGAFQQLVQAQGADVPIARASTFPEDMLIEDATGLFGTTRRDFFSETARSAREMVSTAAKATLEHELGGKKEISIGARLRAGENGALPTFEIRRHADIINAMDALGHSVVDEVVARVFATVDIDVGKCNGCGMCAVFCPTGAIKRDERKKPYTNPEYLEFWASECIQCNLCQDVCWKKCLKVSPVVPTEQLFSFDPVVFDLRSAKSAPKPFSLGPS from the coding sequence ATGCCCAGCATCGACGACTTGGTCACGGTTGCCGAAGCGTTCGAGAAAAGCCCGGTCTATATAGACCGCGACCGTTGCGTCGCCGTGCGCAACCGCAATGCGTCGTGCCGTCGATGCGTGGACAGCTGCCCCTGCGATGCGATCGAGGTCATGAACAACGAGATCAACCTCGACGTTCGGGCGTGCAGCGCCTGCGGGGCGTGCACCACGGTCTGCCCCACGGGCGCGCTGGTGCCGCTTCGTCCCTCCGACGACGATCTGTTCGACGCGTGCATGCGGGCCATGGAGGCATCCGCCGGGCGCGCGGTCATCGCCTGCGCGCGCATCGCATCGCGGCGCGAGGCCGACCCGTCCCTGTACGCGGAGGTCCCCTGCATGGCCCGCGTCGACGAGAGCATCCTCATGAAGCTGGCGTCCGAAGGCGCCCGCGAGATCGTGCTGGTCGATGGGGACTGCGCGACGTGCCGCTACCGGGCCACCGACGAGGGAACCAACATCACGTGCGGGGCGTTCCAGCAACTCGTGCAGGCGCAAGGGGCCGACGTGCCGATAGCCCGCGCAAGCACCTTTCCGGAAGATATGCTGATCGAGGACGCGACGGGCCTGTTCGGAACGACGCGCCGCGATTTCTTCTCCGAAACCGCCCGATCGGCGCGCGAGATGGTGAGCACGGCTGCGAAGGCCACGCTGGAACACGAGCTGGGAGGCAAGAAGGAGATCTCCATCGGCGCGCGCCTTCGCGCGGGCGAGAACGGGGCTCTGCCCACGTTCGAGATCCGCCGGCACGCCGACATCATCAACGCGATGGACGCGCTGGGGCACTCCGTCGTCGACGAGGTGGTGGCGCGCGTTTTCGCGACGGTCGATATCGATGTGGGCAAATGCAACGGATGCGGCATGTGCGCCGTGTTCTGTCCGACGGGTGCCATCAAGCGCGACGAGCGCAAGAAGCCCTACACGAACCCCGAGTACCTGGAGTTCTGGGCGTCGGAGTGCATCCAGTGCAACCTGTGCCAGGACGTGTGCTGGAAGAAATGCCTGAAGGTCAGCCCCGTCGTTCCCACCGAGCAGCTGTTCAGCTTCGACCCGGTGGTATTCGACCTGCGCAGCGCAAAAAGCGCCCCCAAGCCGTTCAGCCTGGGCCCGAGCTAG